One window from the genome of Nicotiana sylvestris chromosome 9, ASM39365v2, whole genome shotgun sequence encodes:
- the LOC104242556 gene encoding oligopeptide transporter 7-like isoform X2 — protein sequence MGRDFSEVFGGARCYVVAPQSRSGFSFQAKKSWPLRCKRRDTTCANDVSHKMQYFWVPKNIAKKVYFASMLMALHEKEERAKNEMTRNQFFLIAFLCSFAYYVFPGYLFPMLSSLSWLCWLFPASVLAQQLGSGLHGLGIGAIGLDWSSISSYLGSPLASPWFATANIAVGYFLIMYVVTPFMYWFNVYKAKTFPIFSDGLFTSDGQKYNISAIIDPNFHIDFNAYDREGRLYLSTFFSMTYAFSFACLSATVVHVFLFHGRDLWQLSKSAFQEKKMDIHTKLMRKYKQVPEWWFLSILLVNIAATVFICEYYKTQLQLPWWGVLLACGLAFFFTLPVGVITATTNQTPGLNVITEYIIGYLYPGYPVANMCFKVYGYISMKQGLTFLQDLKLGHYMKIPPRAMFMAQVVGTLISALVHLGTAWWLMETVPDICDRALLPPGSPWTCPGDHVFYDASVIWGLIGPQRIFGNLGHYSALNWAFLFGAIAPVIVWIAHKSFPNQHWIRLITVPVLLAGIINMPPATSVNYNSWIIIAFISGFVVYRYYQKLWSRHNYVLSGALDAGLAFMGVLLYLCLGMQHVRLDWWGSDADRCPLASCPTAEGVVVKGCPVF from the exons ATGGGCCGGGATTTTTCGGAGGTATTTGGTGGAGCCCGCTGCTATGTGGTGGCCCCACAATCTCGTTCAGGTTTCTCTTTTCAG gcaaaaaaGTCTTGGCCTCTTAGGTGTAAAAGAAGAGATACAACTTGTGCAAATGATGTCAGCCACAAAATGCAATATTTTTGGGTCCCAAAGAATATTGCCAAGAAGGTCTACTTTGCAAGCATGCTTAT GGCACTTCATGAAAAAGAAGAGAGAGCCAAGAATGAAATGACACGAAACCAGTTCTTCCTCATTGCCTTTTTATGTAGCTTTGCTTACTATGTATTTCCTGGTTACCTTTTCCCAATGCTAAGTTCACTTTCCTGGCTATGTTGGTTATTCCCAGCTTCTGTCCTTGCCCAACAGTTGGGTTCTGGACTTCATGGTCTTGGAATCGGGGCCATTGGACTCGACTGGTCAAGCATATCCTCTTATCTTGGAAGTCCATTAGCTAGCCCATGGTTCGCTACTGCAAACATTGCTGTTGGATATTTTCTCATAATGTATGTTGTTACACCTTTTATGTACTGGTTTAATGTCTACAAAGCCAAAACCTTTCCAATATTCTCAGATGGCCTCTTCACATCAGATGGTCAAAAATACAACATTTCAGCCATTATAGATCCGAACTTCCATATTGATTTCAATGCGTATGACCGTGAGGGCCGCCTCTATCTCAGCACTTTCTTTTCGATGACTTATGCATTCAGCTTTGCCTGCCTCAGTGCCACAGTTGTTCATGTCTTCCTCTTCCATGGACG AGATCTATGGCAGCTGAGCAAGTCAGCTTTCCAAGAGAAGAAAATGGATATTCACACAAAACTCATGAGAAAATACAAGCAAGTTCCTGAATGGTGGTTTTTAAGCATTCTTCTTGTAAATATCGCTGCAACTGTGTTTATTTGTGAATATTACAAAACGCAGCTCCAATTACCATGGTGGGGTGTCTTGCTGGCATGTGGTCTTGCTTTCTTTTTCACCCTTCCGGTTGGAGTCATCACTGCCACCACAAACCAA ACTCCTGGTTTGAATGTGATCACAGAGTACATAATTGGGTACTTGTACCCGGGGTATCCAGTAGCTAACATGTGCTTTAAGGTGTACGGATATATCAGCATGAAACAAGGACTAACCTTTTTACAAGACTTAAAGCTTGGACATTATATGAAGATTCCTCCTAGGGCAATGTTTATGGCTCAg GTTGTTGGAACCTTGATATCAGCTTTGGTGCATCTTGGAACAGCATGGTGGCTTATGGAAACCGTCCCAGATATTTGTGACCGGGCTTTGCTTCCTCCTGGAAGCCCGTGGACTTGCCCCGGCGATCATGTGTTTTATGATGCCTCAGTCATCTGGGGTTTGATTGGGCCGCAAAGAATTTTTGGAAATCTTGGTCACTACTCTGCCCTGAATTGGGCTTTCTTATTTGGAGCTATAGCTCCAGTCATTGTTTGGATTGCACACAAGAGTTTCCCTAACCAGCATTGGATCAGGTTAATTACAGTGCCTGTATTATTAGCCGGGATAATCAACATGCCACCAGCTACTTCTGTTAACTACAACAGTTGGATCATCATAGCTTTTATTTCTGGATTTGTTGTTTATAGATACTATCAGAAATTGTGGAGTCGTCACAATTATGTTTTATCTGGGGCATTAGACGCTGGATTAGCATTCATGGGGGTATTGTTGTATTTATGCTTGGGAATGCAGCACGTTCGCCTTGACTGGTGGGGAAGTGATGCTGATCGATGTCCCTTGGCTTCTTGTCCGACAGCTGAAGGGGTTGTGGTTAAAGGATGCCCAGTCTTTTAG
- the LOC104242556 gene encoding oligopeptide transporter 7-like isoform X1, with translation MVDYQEISAPLIEKQKQKEISIHNRDGVSSSTQSSPFDEGNSPIEQVALTVPITDESSLPVVTFRMWILGTLACILLSFLNQFFWFRREPLSISSISAQIAVVPLGHLMAFLIPNRIFFKGRKFEFTLNPGPFNVKEHVLITIFANSGAGNPYAIHIVSAVKVFYKRTLTFWVSLIVVLTTQVLGFGWAGIFRRYLVEPAAMWWPHNLVQVSLFRALHEKEERAKNEMTRNQFFLIAFLCSFAYYVFPGYLFPMLSSLSWLCWLFPASVLAQQLGSGLHGLGIGAIGLDWSSISSYLGSPLASPWFATANIAVGYFLIMYVVTPFMYWFNVYKAKTFPIFSDGLFTSDGQKYNISAIIDPNFHIDFNAYDREGRLYLSTFFSMTYAFSFACLSATVVHVFLFHGRDLWQLSKSAFQEKKMDIHTKLMRKYKQVPEWWFLSILLVNIAATVFICEYYKTQLQLPWWGVLLACGLAFFFTLPVGVITATTNQTPGLNVITEYIIGYLYPGYPVANMCFKVYGYISMKQGLTFLQDLKLGHYMKIPPRAMFMAQVVGTLISALVHLGTAWWLMETVPDICDRALLPPGSPWTCPGDHVFYDASVIWGLIGPQRIFGNLGHYSALNWAFLFGAIAPVIVWIAHKSFPNQHWIRLITVPVLLAGIINMPPATSVNYNSWIIIAFISGFVVYRYYQKLWSRHNYVLSGALDAGLAFMGVLLYLCLGMQHVRLDWWGSDADRCPLASCPTAEGVVVKGCPVF, from the exons ATGGTTGACTATCAAGAAATCTCAGCTCCACTTA TTGAGAAGCAAAAGCAGAAGGAGATATCTATACACAATAGGGATGGTGTTTCGAGCAGTACTCAATCCTCACCATTCGACGAAGGAAACTCGCCAATCGAGCAAGTGGCGCTCACGGTCCCAATCACAGACGAATCTTCACTTCCGGTCGTCACTTTCCGAATGTGGATTCTCGGAACCCTAGCTTGTATTCTCCTCTCATTTCTCAACCAATTCTTCTGGTTCCGCCGTGAGCCGCTCTCAATCAGCTCAATCTCCGCCCAAATTGCCGTCGTACCTCTGGGTCACCTCATGGcttttttaatcccgaatcgaatTTTCTTCAAGGGAAGAAAATTCGAATTTACGCTAAATCCAGGACCGTTTAATGTGAAAGAGCATGTTTTAATTACGATTTTTGCAAATTCTGGTGCTGGAAATCCGTATGCGATTCACATTGTTAGTGCGGTCAAGGTTTTTTACAAGAGGACGTTGACTTTTTGGGTATCGTTGATTGTTGTTCTAACGACACAGGTTTTGGGCTTTGGATGGGCCGGGATTTTTCGGAGGTATTTGGTGGAGCCCGCTGCTATGTGGTGGCCCCACAATCTCGTTCAGGTTTCTCTTTTCAG GGCACTTCATGAAAAAGAAGAGAGAGCCAAGAATGAAATGACACGAAACCAGTTCTTCCTCATTGCCTTTTTATGTAGCTTTGCTTACTATGTATTTCCTGGTTACCTTTTCCCAATGCTAAGTTCACTTTCCTGGCTATGTTGGTTATTCCCAGCTTCTGTCCTTGCCCAACAGTTGGGTTCTGGACTTCATGGTCTTGGAATCGGGGCCATTGGACTCGACTGGTCAAGCATATCCTCTTATCTTGGAAGTCCATTAGCTAGCCCATGGTTCGCTACTGCAAACATTGCTGTTGGATATTTTCTCATAATGTATGTTGTTACACCTTTTATGTACTGGTTTAATGTCTACAAAGCCAAAACCTTTCCAATATTCTCAGATGGCCTCTTCACATCAGATGGTCAAAAATACAACATTTCAGCCATTATAGATCCGAACTTCCATATTGATTTCAATGCGTATGACCGTGAGGGCCGCCTCTATCTCAGCACTTTCTTTTCGATGACTTATGCATTCAGCTTTGCCTGCCTCAGTGCCACAGTTGTTCATGTCTTCCTCTTCCATGGACG AGATCTATGGCAGCTGAGCAAGTCAGCTTTCCAAGAGAAGAAAATGGATATTCACACAAAACTCATGAGAAAATACAAGCAAGTTCCTGAATGGTGGTTTTTAAGCATTCTTCTTGTAAATATCGCTGCAACTGTGTTTATTTGTGAATATTACAAAACGCAGCTCCAATTACCATGGTGGGGTGTCTTGCTGGCATGTGGTCTTGCTTTCTTTTTCACCCTTCCGGTTGGAGTCATCACTGCCACCACAAACCAA ACTCCTGGTTTGAATGTGATCACAGAGTACATAATTGGGTACTTGTACCCGGGGTATCCAGTAGCTAACATGTGCTTTAAGGTGTACGGATATATCAGCATGAAACAAGGACTAACCTTTTTACAAGACTTAAAGCTTGGACATTATATGAAGATTCCTCCTAGGGCAATGTTTATGGCTCAg GTTGTTGGAACCTTGATATCAGCTTTGGTGCATCTTGGAACAGCATGGTGGCTTATGGAAACCGTCCCAGATATTTGTGACCGGGCTTTGCTTCCTCCTGGAAGCCCGTGGACTTGCCCCGGCGATCATGTGTTTTATGATGCCTCAGTCATCTGGGGTTTGATTGGGCCGCAAAGAATTTTTGGAAATCTTGGTCACTACTCTGCCCTGAATTGGGCTTTCTTATTTGGAGCTATAGCTCCAGTCATTGTTTGGATTGCACACAAGAGTTTCCCTAACCAGCATTGGATCAGGTTAATTACAGTGCCTGTATTATTAGCCGGGATAATCAACATGCCACCAGCTACTTCTGTTAACTACAACAGTTGGATCATCATAGCTTTTATTTCTGGATTTGTTGTTTATAGATACTATCAGAAATTGTGGAGTCGTCACAATTATGTTTTATCTGGGGCATTAGACGCTGGATTAGCATTCATGGGGGTATTGTTGTATTTATGCTTGGGAATGCAGCACGTTCGCCTTGACTGGTGGGGAAGTGATGCTGATCGATGTCCCTTGGCTTCTTGTCCGACAGCTGAAGGGGTTGTGGTTAAAGGATGCCCAGTCTTTTAG